A stretch of the Mercenaria mercenaria strain notata unplaced genomic scaffold, MADL_Memer_1 contig_3321, whole genome shotgun sequence genome encodes the following:
- the LOC128552949 gene encoding uncharacterized protein LOC128552949 isoform X4 yields the protein MADEIEQDRNVVNIELQTVESHAAGTNCIADFVEKSPENIQNVKRLKKLVQLADANVNFQSDKDGTTALHSAVSMGKAEFVDVLLGAGAEIKQDTDGNTALHYAVEHTSEAEAFDKFERLMPRKILANERWDWKFKREQLDAVTLVNNKGFNILNLALELGKIAL from the exons ATGGCAGATGAGATAGAGCAGGATAGAAATGTAGTGAATATTGAACTACAAACG gTCGAAAGTCATGCCGCAGGTACTAA CTGCATTGCAGATTTTGTGGAAAAAAGtccagaaaatatacaaaatgtaaaacgATTGAAAAAGCTTGTCCAGTTAGCTGATGCAAATGTGAATTTCCA GAGCGATAAAGATGGGACAACGGCATTGCACTCGGCGGTCTCGATGGGAAAGGCGGAGTTTGTCGATGTGTTGCTCGGAGCTGGTGCTGAAATCAAACA AGATACTGACGGAAATACTGCACTACATTATGCAGTAGAACATACATCAGAAGCAGAAGCCTTTGATAAATTCGAACGTCTTATGCCACGGAAG ATATTAGCAAACGAGCGGTGGGATTGGAAGTTCAAGAGAGAACAGTTAGATGCGGTTACATTAGTAAACAATAAAGGCTTCAACATTTTAAACCTTGCATTGGAGCTAGGGAAAAT AGCACTGTGA
- the LOC128552949 gene encoding uncharacterized protein LOC128552949 isoform X2: MADEIEQDRNVVNIELQTVESHAAGTNCIADFVEKSPENIQNVKRLKKLVQLADANVNFQSDKDGTTALHSAVSMGKAEFVDVLLGAGAEIKQDTDGNTALHYAVEHTSEAEAFDKFERLMPRKILANERWDWKFKREQLDAVTLVNNKGFNILNLALELGKMIFFSRAL, from the exons ATGGCAGATGAGATAGAGCAGGATAGAAATGTAGTGAATATTGAACTACAAACG gTCGAAAGTCATGCCGCAGGTACTAA CTGCATTGCAGATTTTGTGGAAAAAAGtccagaaaatatacaaaatgtaaaacgATTGAAAAAGCTTGTCCAGTTAGCTGATGCAAATGTGAATTTCCA GAGCGATAAAGATGGGACAACGGCATTGCACTCGGCGGTCTCGATGGGAAAGGCGGAGTTTGTCGATGTGTTGCTCGGAGCTGGTGCTGAAATCAAACA AGATACTGACGGAAATACTGCACTACATTATGCAGTAGAACATACATCAGAAGCAGAAGCCTTTGATAAATTCGAACGTCTTATGCCACGGAAG ATATTAGCAAACGAGCGGTGGGATTGGAAGTTCAAGAGAGAACAGTTAGATGCGGTTACATTAGTAAACAATAAAGGCTTCAACATTTTAAACCTTGCATTGGAGCTAGGGAAAAT GATTTTTTTCTCCAGAGCACTGTGA
- the LOC128552949 gene encoding uncharacterized protein LOC128552949 isoform X3 — protein MADEIEQDRNVVNIELQTVESHAAGTNCIADFVEKSPENIQNVKRLKKLVQLADANVNFQSDKDGTTALHSAVSMGKAEFVDVLLGAGAEIKQDTDGNTALHYAVEHTSEAEAFDKFERLMPRKILANERWDWKFKREQLDAVTLVNNKGFNILNLALELGKMIASN, from the exons ATGGCAGATGAGATAGAGCAGGATAGAAATGTAGTGAATATTGAACTACAAACG gTCGAAAGTCATGCCGCAGGTACTAA CTGCATTGCAGATTTTGTGGAAAAAAGtccagaaaatatacaaaatgtaaaacgATTGAAAAAGCTTGTCCAGTTAGCTGATGCAAATGTGAATTTCCA GAGCGATAAAGATGGGACAACGGCATTGCACTCGGCGGTCTCGATGGGAAAGGCGGAGTTTGTCGATGTGTTGCTCGGAGCTGGTGCTGAAATCAAACA AGATACTGACGGAAATACTGCACTACATTATGCAGTAGAACATACATCAGAAGCAGAAGCCTTTGATAAATTCGAACGTCTTATGCCACGGAAG ATATTAGCAAACGAGCGGTGGGATTGGAAGTTCAAGAGAGAACAGTTAGATGCGGTTACATTAGTAAACAATAAAGGCTTCAACATTTTAAACCTTGCATTGGAGCTAGGGAAAAT gatcgcttcAAATTAG
- the LOC128552949 gene encoding uncharacterized protein LOC128552949 isoform X1 — translation MADEIEQDRNVVNIELQTVESHAAGTNCIADFVEKSPENIQNVKRLKKLVQLADANVNFQSDKDGTTALHSAVSMGKAEFVDVLLGAGAEIKQDTDGNTALHYAVEHTSEAEAFDKFERLMPRKILANERWDWKFKREQLDAVTLVNNKGFNILNLALELGKMYVFRVTKLCLFVKIQPRYVFYINTH, via the exons ATGGCAGATGAGATAGAGCAGGATAGAAATGTAGTGAATATTGAACTACAAACG gTCGAAAGTCATGCCGCAGGTACTAA CTGCATTGCAGATTTTGTGGAAAAAAGtccagaaaatatacaaaatgtaaaacgATTGAAAAAGCTTGTCCAGTTAGCTGATGCAAATGTGAATTTCCA GAGCGATAAAGATGGGACAACGGCATTGCACTCGGCGGTCTCGATGGGAAAGGCGGAGTTTGTCGATGTGTTGCTCGGAGCTGGTGCTGAAATCAAACA AGATACTGACGGAAATACTGCACTACATTATGCAGTAGAACATACATCAGAAGCAGAAGCCTTTGATAAATTCGAACGTCTTATGCCACGGAAG ATATTAGCAAACGAGCGGTGGGATTGGAAGTTCAAGAGAGAACAGTTAGATGCGGTTACATTAGTAAACAATAAAGGCTTCAACATTTTAAACCTTGCATTGGAGCTAGGGAAAATGTACGTATTTCGAGTAACAAAACTGTGTTTATTTGTAAAGATACAGCCTCGGTATGTATTCTACATAAATACACATTAA